The Gemmata palustris genome includes a region encoding these proteins:
- a CDS encoding AraC family transcriptional regulator, with translation MGDQRLVNLSAAIDRQTRADGIHSTAVPELTLFRLSAPSEPTMVLYEPSLCLIAQGSKLVHLADEVYRYDPAQFLLVSVDLPVAGQVIEASPRAPYLALRISLDPGVVGELVADGASPEFREAAPVRGLAVSPVEAPLLDAVTRLVDLLEQPRDAAVLAPLVLREITYRVLTGEQGARLRQIAAAGGPVQRIARAIRWLKDHFAESLSIEALAREVRMSASALHHHFKRVTALSPLQYQKRLRLQEARRLMLGEGLDAASAAFRVGYESPSQFSREYRRLFGAPPKKDVASLQQEPAPLRA, from the coding sequence ATGGGCGACCAAAGATTGGTGAATTTGAGCGCCGCCATTGATCGGCAGACGCGCGCGGACGGTATCCACTCGACGGCCGTGCCCGAACTGACGCTGTTCCGATTATCCGCGCCGTCGGAACCGACTATGGTCCTCTACGAACCTTCGCTGTGTCTCATCGCACAGGGGAGTAAACTGGTCCACTTGGCCGACGAAGTGTACCGCTACGACCCGGCGCAGTTCCTGCTCGTGTCCGTGGACCTACCGGTCGCGGGGCAGGTCATTGAGGCATCGCCTCGGGCGCCGTACCTGGCTCTACGGATCAGTTTAGACCCGGGAGTGGTCGGAGAGCTGGTCGCCGACGGCGCATCGCCCGAGTTTCGGGAGGCCGCGCCGGTAAGGGGGCTCGCGGTCAGCCCGGTCGAGGCGCCGTTATTAGACGCGGTCACGCGGCTGGTCGATTTGTTGGAACAGCCCCGCGACGCCGCGGTGCTCGCGCCGCTCGTGCTCCGCGAGATCACGTACCGCGTGTTGACGGGGGAGCAGGGGGCGCGGTTGCGCCAGATCGCTGCGGCCGGCGGACCGGTGCAGCGGATCGCGCGGGCGATTCGGTGGTTGAAGGACCACTTCGCCGAATCCCTCAGTATCGAGGCACTGGCCCGCGAGGTGCGAATGAGCGCATCGGCGCTCCACCACCACTTCAAGCGCGTCACCGCACTGAGCCCGCTGCAATACCAGAAGCGGCTCCGGCTCCAAGAAGCGCGGCGGCTCATGCTCGGTGAGGGCTTGGACGCGGCTTCGGCGGCATTCCGAGTGGGGTACGAGAGCCCGTCGCAGTTTAGCCGCGAGTACCGCCGACTCTTCGGGGCGCCACCCAAGAAAGATGTAGCGTCGCTCCAACAGGAGCCGGCACCCCTCCGGGCCTGA